The Benincasa hispida cultivar B227 chromosome 11, ASM972705v1, whole genome shotgun sequence genome has a segment encoding these proteins:
- the LOC120090665 gene encoding uncharacterized protein LOC120090665, whose translation MSNSIIQLLTSDKFNGEGYSNWKSNINTILVVNDLRFVLAEECSPLPGSNTNPNVPKIYDRWVRANEKARAYILASTSNMFNKKHEVMPTAREIMASLQEMFGQPSSFVLHEAIKYVYNSCMRDGTNDREHVLDVMVHSNIAEAHGATIDETSQVSMILESLLKSFLTLQTNIVMNKIDYNLATLLIELQTYQPVMK comes from the coding sequence atgtcaaaCTCAATTATTCAACTTCTTACTTCCGACAAATTTAACGGAGAAGGTTATTCtaattggaaatcaaatataaatacaatattagtgGTTAACGACCTAAGGTTTGTTTTAGCAGAGGAATGTTCTCCTCTTCCCGGTTCAAATACTAACCCAAATGTTCCGAAAATTTATGATAGATGGGTGAGGGCTAATGAGAAGGCgagagcctatatcttggcaagcacATCTAATATgttcaacaagaaacatgaagtCATGCCCACTGCCCGTGAAATTATGGCGTCATTGCAagaaatgtttgggcaaccGTCATCTTTTGTGCTACATGaggctataaaatatgtttataactcaTGTATGAGAGATGGAACCAATGACAGGGAGCATGTCCTAGACGTGATGGTTCACTCTAACATCGCAGAAGCTCACGGGGCTACCATAGACGAAActagtcaagttagtatgatctTGGAGTCTCTGCTGAAGAGCTTCTTGACCCTTCAAACTAATATcgtaatgaataagattgattacaatctGGCTACTTTATTAATTGAACTCCAGACTTACCAACCAGtgatgaaataa